In Sphingomonas sp. LT1P40, the following are encoded in one genomic region:
- the dnaE gene encoding DNA polymerase III subunit alpha, giving the protein MPHSGFVPLRVFSAYTMLEGAIEPKAIAARARELGFPAAGLCDRNGLYGAMPFGDAAKKAGVQPIVGTLLCVERPDVPEGVTPPLDWLALFAQDEVGYQNLCYLVSMAHLDRPIEKDAHVSFAALEGRSDGLIALTAGKEGALAQLFAEEQDDAAFAYADRLQGLFGDRLYIEIVRRLDEVEGKAEPKLLELAYDRNLPLVATNPACYAEPGFHEAHDAMLCIAGSCYVASDERARSSPDAWVKPASEMKRLFDDLPEAIDNTLVVAQRCAYAAPYRKPILPSLAGDLTGEATQLREDARAGLEARLEKLGITDPERRTEYFDRLDFETDVIVQMGFPGYFLIVADFIKWAKANGIPVGPGRGSGAGSVVAWALTITDLDPIPLGLLFERFLNPERVSMPDFDIDFCETRRGEVIRYVQAKYGRNQVAQIITFGTMKARAVLKDTGRVLQMSYGQIDRLAKLVPNHPTDPWTLPRTLNGVNEFNAEYKGDDAVRHLIDLAMKLEGLPRHSSTHAAGVVIGDRPLAELVPLYRDPRSDMPVTQFDMKYVEGAGLVKFDFLGLKTLSVLQKAVELLAERNISIDLETLGWDDPAVYELLQRGDTVGVFQLESEGMRRTLTAVRPSNFGDIIALVSLYRPGPMDNIPMFGRRKQGQEPIEYPHALLEDILKETYGIFVYQEQVMQATQILAGYSLGGADLLRRAMGKKIKSEMDAQRAIFVEGCAKLNNIAEGKANELFDLIDKFAGYGFNKSHAAAYALLAYHTAWFKAHYPHEFYAASMCFELGQTEKLAIFVEDMKRLGAACLTPDINASHAEFSVEAVDDGFAVRYALAGLKGVGEKAMELIVEERENAGRFQSLDDFARRVDPRLLNKRQVEALAGAGAFDSVAPDRPAVYMAAETILAVAQRTHANRTSGQGGLFGESEPVGSAIQLPKSASWTLSQRIEAEKEAFGFFFSAHPLDRYQHLARIHAARSIATLGEIDIAEGGRAGATIAALIEDARWRTSARGKKYMMATLSDASGTVPCTCFDEHTAKEMEDASRVGGCGLLTIELDRRAGEDTPRVTVRKVQPFETMAKDVRLTLRLAVEAAGVLPDVARLLDDARGGRCEVILDAPLPDGGEAELVLGRNFRLDGELATRIEALAGIVRAELKPTEQPRLALAS; this is encoded by the coding sequence ATGCCCCATTCCGGCTTCGTGCCCCTCCGTGTCTTTTCCGCCTACACGATGCTCGAAGGGGCGATCGAGCCCAAGGCGATTGCGGCGCGCGCGCGCGAGCTGGGCTTTCCTGCCGCGGGGCTGTGCGACCGCAACGGGCTGTACGGCGCGATGCCGTTCGGGGATGCGGCGAAAAAGGCCGGGGTGCAGCCGATCGTCGGCACCTTGCTGTGCGTCGAGCGTCCGGATGTGCCGGAAGGCGTGACGCCGCCGCTGGACTGGCTGGCGTTGTTTGCGCAGGACGAAGTTGGGTATCAGAACCTCTGTTACCTCGTCTCGATGGCGCATCTCGATCGGCCGATCGAAAAGGATGCGCATGTGTCGTTCGCGGCGCTGGAGGGGCGCAGCGACGGGCTGATCGCACTGACGGCTGGCAAGGAAGGCGCGCTGGCGCAGTTGTTCGCGGAGGAACAGGACGACGCCGCTTTCGCCTATGCCGACCGGTTGCAAGGGCTGTTCGGCGACCGGCTCTATATCGAGATCGTGCGGCGGCTGGATGAGGTCGAGGGCAAGGCCGAGCCGAAGCTGCTCGAACTGGCCTATGACCGCAATCTGCCACTCGTGGCGACCAACCCGGCCTGTTACGCCGAGCCGGGGTTTCACGAAGCGCATGACGCGATGCTGTGCATTGCCGGGTCGTGCTATGTCGCCAGCGACGAACGCGCGCGCTCCTCACCCGATGCGTGGGTGAAGCCAGCGAGCGAGATGAAGCGGCTGTTCGACGATTTGCCGGAGGCGATCGACAACACCCTCGTCGTCGCACAGCGCTGTGCCTATGCCGCGCCCTATCGCAAGCCGATCCTGCCGAGCTTGGCTGGCGATCTGACGGGCGAGGCGACGCAGTTGCGTGAGGATGCGCGCGCCGGGCTGGAAGCGCGGCTGGAGAAGCTGGGGATTACCGATCCCGAGCGCCGCACCGAGTATTTCGACCGGCTGGATTTCGAGACCGACGTCATCGTCCAGATGGGATTCCCCGGCTATTTCCTGATCGTTGCCGACTTCATCAAATGGGCAAAGGCGAACGGGATTCCGGTGGGTCCGGGGCGCGGTTCGGGTGCGGGCTCGGTGGTCGCCTGGGCGCTGACGATCACCGATCTCGATCCAATCCCGCTGGGGCTGCTGTTCGAGCGATTCCTGAACCCGGAACGCGTGTCGATGCCCGATTTCGACATCGATTTCTGCGAAACGCGGCGTGGGGAAGTAATCCGTTACGTTCAGGCAAAATACGGCCGCAATCAGGTGGCGCAGATCATTACCTTCGGGACGATGAAGGCGCGCGCCGTGCTGAAGGACACCGGGCGCGTGCTCCAGATGAGCTATGGTCAGATCGACCGGTTGGCGAAGCTGGTGCCCAACCACCCGACCGATCCGTGGACGCTGCCCCGCACGCTGAACGGGGTGAACGAGTTCAACGCCGAATATAAGGGCGACGATGCGGTCCGGCATCTGATCGACCTGGCGATGAAGCTAGAGGGGTTGCCGCGCCACAGCTCGACCCACGCGGCGGGCGTGGTGATCGGCGACCGGCCGCTGGCGGAACTGGTGCCGCTGTATCGCGATCCGCGATCGGACATGCCGGTCACGCAATTCGACATGAAATATGTCGAGGGTGCGGGGCTGGTGAAGTTCGATTTCCTTGGCCTGAAAACACTTTCGGTGCTGCAAAAGGCCGTCGAGTTGCTGGCCGAACGCAACATTTCGATCGACCTGGAGACGCTCGGCTGGGACGATCCGGCGGTGTACGAATTGCTTCAGCGCGGTGACACGGTCGGCGTGTTCCAGCTGGAATCCGAAGGGATGCGGCGCACGCTGACAGCGGTGCGGCCGAGCAATTTCGGCGACATCATTGCGCTCGTCTCGCTCTATCGCCCCGGCCCGATGGACAACATCCCGATGTTCGGACGCCGCAAACAGGGGCAGGAGCCGATCGAATATCCGCACGCGTTGCTGGAGGACATCCTCAAGGAAACCTACGGCATCTTCGTTTATCAGGAACAGGTGATGCAGGCCACGCAGATCCTGGCCGGCTATTCGCTGGGCGGCGCGGACCTGTTGCGCCGGGCGATGGGCAAGAAGATCAAGTCGGAGATGGATGCGCAGCGCGCGATCTTCGTCGAGGGCTGCGCGAAACTGAACAATATCGCCGAGGGCAAGGCGAACGAGTTGTTCGATTTGATCGACAAGTTCGCGGGCTATGGCTTCAACAAGTCGCACGCGGCCGCCTATGCGCTGCTGGCGTACCACACGGCGTGGTTCAAGGCGCATTATCCGCACGAATTCTACGCGGCATCGATGTGCTTCGAGCTTGGCCAGACCGAGAAACTGGCGATCTTCGTCGAGGATATGAAGCGGCTGGGGGCGGCTTGCCTGACGCCCGACATCAACGCCAGCCATGCCGAATTCTCGGTCGAGGCGGTCGATGACGGGTTTGCGGTGCGATACGCGCTGGCGGGGCTGAAGGGCGTCGGCGAAAAGGCGATGGAACTGATCGTCGAGGAGCGCGAGAATGCGGGGCGGTTCCAGAGCCTCGACGATTTTGCGAGGCGGGTCGATCCACGGCTCCTCAACAAGCGGCAGGTTGAGGCGCTGGCGGGGGCGGGGGCGTTCGATAGCGTCGCGCCAGACCGGCCCGCTGTTTACATGGCGGCGGAAACGATTCTGGCGGTGGCGCAACGCACGCACGCCAACCGCACCAGCGGGCAGGGCGGGCTGTTCGGCGAATCCGAGCCGGTGGGGTCGGCGATCCAGCTCCCCAAAAGCGCCAGCTGGACGCTGAGTCAGCGGATCGAGGCGGAGAAGGAGGCGTTCGGCTTCTTCTTTTCCGCGCATCCGCTCGACCGCTATCAGCATCTTGCGCGCATCCACGCGGCACGCAGCATTGCGACGCTGGGCGAAATCGACATTGCCGAAGGCGGGCGTGCGGGCGCGACCATTGCCGCGCTGATCGAGGATGCGCGCTGGCGAACTTCGGCGCGCGGCAAGAAATATATGATGGCGACGCTGTCCGATGCGAGCGGGACGGTGCCCTGCACCTGTTTCGACGAGCATACCGCCAAGGAGATGGAGGATGCGTCGCGCGTCGGCGGGTGCGGATTGCTGACGATCGAACTGGATCGGCGTGCCGGCGAGGACACGCCGCGCGTTACGGTACGCAAGGTGCAGCCGTTCGAGACCATGGCCAAGGACGTGCGGCTGACATTGCGGCTGGCGGTGGAGGCGGCGGGGGTGTTGCCCGACGTCGCACGATTGCTGGACGACGCACGCGGCGGGCGGTGCGAGGTGATCCTCGACGCGCCCCTGCCCGACGGTGGCGAGGCCGAACTGGTGCTGGGCCGCAATTTTCGGCTGGACGGAGAACTGGCGACGCGGATCGAGGCGCTTGCGGGGATCGTGCGCGCCGAGCTGAAACCCACCGAACAGCCGAGGCTGGCGCTGGCGAGTTAG
- a CDS encoding glutathione peroxidase: MSVITDIPVTKADGSETDLSTYAGQVLLIVNVASKCGFTPQYEGLEKLYREDKDRGFAVLGFPCNQFGAQEPGDAAEIASFCSLTYDVTFPVFGKVDVNGDDAAPLFRHLKKEAPGILGSEAIKWNFTKFLVNRDGKVVDRYAPTTKPEDIAKDIEKLL, translated from the coding sequence ATGAGCGTTATCACGGACATTCCTGTCACGAAGGCCGATGGCAGCGAAACAGACCTGTCGACCTATGCCGGACAAGTGCTGCTGATCGTCAACGTTGCCTCAAAATGCGGGTTCACGCCGCAATATGAGGGGCTGGAAAAGCTCTATCGGGAGGACAAGGATCGCGGGTTCGCGGTGCTGGGGTTTCCGTGCAATCAGTTCGGCGCGCAGGAGCCGGGCGATGCGGCGGAAATAGCGAGTTTCTGTTCGCTGACCTATGACGTGACCTTTCCCGTGTTCGGCAAGGTCGATGTCAACGGCGACGATGCCGCGCCGCTGTTCCGGCACCTCAAAAAAGAAGCGCCTGGGATATTGGGGTCGGAGGCGATCAAGTGGAACTTCACCAAGTTCCTGGTGAACCGCGACGGTAAGGTCGTCGATCGTTATGCCCCGACGACCAAGCCCGAGGATATCGCCAAGGATATCGAGAAGTTGCTTTAA
- the lepB gene encoding signal peptidase I: MKLRTGLLLAVIVLILAVAGYGAAVLVLNDGLPFRKMRTVSESMAPTLRSGTTITARKRAPAELRRGDIAVFSVGDSFWIMRVAGLPGDRIGMRDGVVILNGKPIAQTDAGKLSIEGREARVRTERLPGEAQSHRVLDLEPTQGDNVPDVTVPARRLFVLGDNRDNAADSRFPAGPVGGSGLVSFENVYGIVPPEEIDGG, translated from the coding sequence GTGAAACTGCGCACCGGATTGCTGCTGGCTGTGATCGTTTTGATCCTCGCGGTGGCCGGCTATGGCGCGGCGGTGCTCGTCCTGAATGACGGGCTCCCGTTCCGGAAGATGCGTACAGTGTCGGAAAGCATGGCGCCGACGCTGCGGTCCGGCACGACGATCACTGCGCGAAAGCGAGCGCCCGCAGAACTGCGACGGGGCGACATCGCGGTCTTTTCGGTCGGCGATTCGTTCTGGATAATGCGAGTCGCAGGACTTCCAGGCGATCGGATCGGGATGCGTGATGGTGTGGTTATCCTCAACGGCAAGCCGATCGCGCAGACCGATGCGGGCAAGCTGAGCATCGAAGGGCGCGAGGCACGGGTGCGCACCGAACGTCTTCCGGGAGAGGCGCAATCGCATCGCGTGCTCGATCTCGAACCGACGCAGGGAGACAATGTTCCCGACGTGACAGTGCCTGCAAGGCGGCTGTTCGTGCTGGGTGACAATCGCGACAATGCGGCGGACAGCCGTTTTCCAGCCGGTCCCGTCGGGGGAAGCGGGCTCGTGTCATTCGAGAATGTCTATGGCATTGTGCCGCCCGAGGAAATCGACGGCGGTTAG
- a CDS encoding ABC transporter ATP-binding protein, with the protein MSEPVLQTTGLCRAFVQGEVTIHVLRGVNLTVEPGEIVALLGPSGSGKSTLLQAVGLLEGGFEGSIRISGVEASKLESHERTITRRDKLGFVYQFHHLLPDFNAVENVELPQLIQNATLADARARAESLLTALGLGERLTHRPSQLSGGEQQRVAVARALANRPNLVLADEPTGNLDEKTADIVLAELLRLVRGEGAAALIATHNERLAAKMDRVMRLHEGVLE; encoded by the coding sequence ATGAGTGAGCCTGTCCTCCAGACCACGGGCCTGTGCCGCGCGTTCGTACAGGGCGAGGTGACGATCCATGTGCTGCGCGGGGTCAACCTGACCGTGGAGCCGGGTGAGATCGTCGCGCTCCTCGGCCCGTCCGGTTCGGGCAAATCGACCTTGTTGCAAGCGGTCGGACTGCTGGAGGGCGGGTTCGAGGGATCGATCCGCATCTCGGGTGTCGAGGCGTCCAAGCTGGAGAGTCATGAACGCACGATCACCCGGCGCGACAAGCTCGGCTTCGTCTATCAGTTTCATCATCTGCTGCCGGATTTCAACGCGGTCGAGAATGTCGAGCTGCCGCAGCTGATCCAGAATGCCACGCTGGCCGATGCGCGGGCGCGGGCGGAATCCTTACTGACGGCTTTGGGACTGGGCGAGCGGTTGACGCACCGGCCAAGCCAGCTGTCGGGCGGTGAGCAACAGCGGGTCGCCGTGGCGCGTGCGCTCGCCAACCGGCCTAACCTTGTGCTGGCGGACGAACCGACCGGCAACTTGGACGAAAAGACGGCGGACATCGTTCTGGCCGAACTGTTGCGGCTGGTTCGCGGCGAAGGCGCGGCGGCACTGATCGCCACGCATAACGAGCGGCTGGCAGCGAAGATGGACCGCGTGATGCGGTTGCACGAGGGTGTGCTGGAGTGA
- a CDS encoding lipoprotein-releasing ABC transporter permease subunit → MLLSRYERMIARRYLLPGRGEAFIFLVAAISLVAVMLGVAALVIVMSVMNGFRAELFDKITGLNGHAVVQGYGGQLRGWREIADEARKTPGVVSATPLIEQPLMASFQGRVEGVLVRGMNVSDIRANPTLNRNVVLGDLKQLSPDCECVAVGSRLAQSLGASVGSTVSLLSPQGLTSPFGTVPRIVSYRIAAIFEVGVYDYDKAFVVMPMEDAQTLLLMGDAVGMVEIDTNDPDQVGEILRPLAQKVAAYGQLTDWRTLNATLFEALAVDRLVTFTVLSILILVAVFNILSSLIMLVRAKTRDIAILRTMGATRSGLIKIFVTVGTVIGSLGIVAGLILGFILLYFRQGVLTVLGFLTGQEIWDPSMRYLTELPSKTDPVEIAGIALMALGFSFLATLYPAFKAASTDPVQVLRYE, encoded by the coding sequence ATGTTGCTTTCCCGATATGAACGGATGATCGCGCGCCGCTACCTGTTACCCGGGCGGGGCGAGGCTTTCATCTTCCTGGTGGCTGCGATCAGCCTGGTCGCGGTGATGCTGGGCGTCGCCGCTCTGGTCATCGTGATGAGCGTGATGAACGGGTTTCGCGCCGAGCTGTTCGACAAGATCACCGGGCTGAACGGCCATGCGGTGGTGCAGGGCTATGGCGGCCAGCTGCGCGGATGGCGCGAGATTGCCGACGAAGCGCGCAAGACACCCGGCGTTGTGAGCGCGACGCCGCTGATCGAGCAGCCGCTGATGGCCAGCTTTCAGGGTCGCGTCGAGGGCGTGCTGGTGCGCGGGATGAACGTGTCCGACATTCGCGCCAACCCGACGCTTAATCGCAATGTCGTACTGGGCGACCTGAAACAACTGTCACCCGATTGCGAGTGCGTCGCGGTGGGGTCGCGGCTGGCGCAATCGCTGGGCGCTTCGGTGGGCAGCACGGTGTCGCTGCTCAGTCCACAGGGGCTGACCAGCCCGTTCGGGACCGTACCGCGGATCGTGTCCTACCGCATTGCCGCGATCTTCGAGGTCGGCGTCTATGACTATGACAAGGCGTTCGTGGTCATGCCGATGGAGGACGCCCAGACCCTGTTGCTGATGGGCGATGCGGTCGGGATGGTGGAGATCGACACGAACGACCCGGATCAGGTCGGCGAAATCCTGCGTCCGCTGGCGCAGAAGGTTGCGGCATATGGCCAACTGACCGACTGGCGCACGCTGAATGCGACGTTGTTCGAGGCGCTGGCGGTGGACCGGCTGGTGACATTCACCGTGCTGTCGATCCTGATTTTGGTGGCGGTGTTCAACATCCTGTCGTCGCTCATCATGCTGGTGCGCGCCAAGACCCGCGACATCGCGATATTGCGGACGATGGGGGCGACGCGCAGCGGCCTCATCAAGATTTTCGTGACGGTGGGAACGGTGATCGGATCGCTGGGGATCGTCGCCGGACTGATCCTGGGGTTCATCCTGCTCTATTTCCGGCAGGGCGTGCTGACCGTGCTGGGGTTCCTGACGGGGCAGGAAATCTGGGATCCGTCGATGCGCTATCTGACCGAATTGCCGTCCAAGACCGATCCGGTCGAGATTGCCGGAATCGCGTTGATGGCGCTGGGCTTCAGCTTCCTTGCGACGCTGTACCCGGCGTTCAAGGCGGCAAGCACCGATCCGGTGCAGGTGTTGCGTTATGAGTGA
- a CDS encoding TonB-dependent receptor gives MSLSALSVLLLASTSPAALAEEPAPVPVAVEPSSEADPEPSGQAEIVVTARRRSENVQEVPVAISVVDSTTLDAQGTYNISGLTRLQPTLQFYSQNPRNTFINIRGIGAPFGLTNDGFEQGVGIYVDDVFYNRIASATLDFVDVDQIVTLRGPQGTLYGKNTTAGAINITTRAPSFEFEGKTEVSLGNLNFKQGKASISGPLSENLAARISVTSTDRRGTIYNTRTGNYIQSQDSIGIRGSLLYKPSDNFNLTLSGDWNLQDPICCAFQYGGYGPTQRAANRQYPALVTAQQVQFPGVVPANANPYDRTTDVDAQLRARNEHGGLSLRGVWDIDDSNTLTSITAWRYWDWKPANDRDYTIYPVYTKVNNPTRQNQYTQEFRFNHEGQGYNLTVGLFGFHQKIRTSGIQETGLGASKWLLNPTSALSNNPAVLNNVVAINDIRLDNTSVAAFAKLNWEVTDRFTVSPGIRVNYDKKDGLYDSVVTGTASNGTRQIVSANPASPSYTDAWTAAQRGVQASQNYAPEVSAWNLSYDLNLRYEVTENVNAYATYARSFKTAGLNLNGVPADSAGVAIPIYFQIKPEKVDHFEIGLKTQFWDRRATFNLTGFYTKIKDFQASVSNGQGTTVRGYLANADKVSSKGIEADFSVRPSARFSAYVSGAYTDAKFDSFCDAPPPPELAGGTALPGVAGDKCAYVGTPSAPGTPGGNSPPVYDASGAPLPGVSKWAFSWGGEVNQPSKLFGEDGQFYLGYDASSRSRWSSNPSPSRYTWVDGYSLHNFRAGFRTGKFDVFGWVRNAFDQDYIDLYLAGTGGNTGLIAAQVGDPRTYGGTIKFSF, from the coding sequence ATGAGCTTGAGCGCACTTTCAGTTCTGTTGTTAGCCAGCACGTCGCCAGCGGCGCTCGCGGAAGAGCCAGCGCCCGTACCGGTAGCGGTTGAGCCTTCCAGTGAGGCCGATCCGGAACCTTCAGGCCAAGCCGAGATCGTCGTCACCGCGCGCCGCCGCTCGGAAAATGTGCAGGAGGTGCCGGTCGCGATCTCGGTCGTCGATTCGACCACGCTCGATGCGCAGGGCACCTATAACATCAGCGGCCTGACGCGGCTTCAGCCGACGCTGCAATTCTATTCGCAGAACCCGCGCAACACCTTCATCAACATCCGCGGCATCGGCGCGCCGTTCGGCTTGACCAATGACGGGTTCGAACAGGGCGTTGGCATCTATGTCGATGACGTGTTCTATAACCGCATCGCGTCAGCGACGCTGGATTTCGTCGACGTGGATCAGATCGTAACGCTGCGCGGGCCGCAGGGCACGCTGTACGGCAAAAATACGACTGCCGGCGCGATCAACATCACTACCCGCGCACCATCGTTCGAGTTCGAGGGCAAGACCGAGGTTTCGCTCGGCAACCTCAATTTCAAGCAGGGCAAGGCATCGATTTCCGGGCCGCTCAGCGAGAATCTGGCCGCGCGCATCAGTGTCACTTCGACCGACCGTCGCGGTACGATCTACAACACGCGGACCGGCAACTACATCCAGTCGCAGGACAGCATCGGTATTCGCGGCTCGCTGCTGTACAAGCCGAGCGACAACTTCAACCTGACGCTGTCGGGCGACTGGAACCTGCAGGATCCAATCTGCTGCGCGTTTCAATATGGCGGTTATGGCCCGACCCAGCGCGCCGCGAACCGGCAATACCCCGCACTTGTTACCGCACAGCAGGTGCAGTTTCCCGGTGTCGTGCCGGCCAATGCCAATCCCTATGACCGCACCACCGACGTCGATGCTCAGCTGCGAGCCCGCAATGAGCATGGCGGCCTGTCGCTGCGCGGGGTGTGGGACATTGACGACAGCAACACGCTGACCTCGATCACCGCATGGCGCTATTGGGACTGGAAGCCGGCGAACGACCGCGATTACACGATCTACCCAGTCTATACCAAGGTCAACAATCCGACGCGGCAGAACCAGTACACCCAGGAGTTCCGTTTCAACCATGAAGGGCAAGGCTACAACCTGACCGTGGGCCTGTTCGGCTTCCACCAGAAGATCCGCACCAGCGGTATTCAGGAAACTGGTTTGGGCGCCAGCAAGTGGTTGCTCAATCCGACCAGCGCCTTGTCGAACAATCCGGCAGTGCTGAACAACGTCGTGGCGATCAACGACATCCGCCTCGATAACACCAGTGTTGCCGCCTTTGCGAAGCTGAATTGGGAAGTGACCGATCGCTTCACCGTTTCGCCGGGCATTCGTGTCAATTACGACAAGAAGGATGGCCTGTACGACTCGGTGGTGACTGGCACGGCGTCCAACGGCACGCGACAGATTGTTTCGGCCAATCCCGCCTCGCCGTCCTATACCGATGCATGGACGGCGGCGCAGCGCGGCGTGCAGGCATCGCAGAACTATGCGCCGGAGGTCAGCGCGTGGAACCTGTCCTACGATCTTAACCTGCGTTATGAGGTGACGGAGAACGTCAACGCCTACGCAACCTATGCGCGTTCGTTCAAAACGGCGGGTCTCAACTTGAATGGCGTGCCGGCGGACAGTGCGGGCGTCGCAATCCCGATCTATTTCCAGATCAAACCGGAAAAGGTCGATCACTTTGAAATCGGCCTCAAGACGCAGTTCTGGGATCGTCGCGCGACGTTCAATCTCACGGGCTTCTACACGAAGATCAAGGACTTCCAGGCCAGCGTCAGCAATGGCCAAGGCACCACGGTGCGCGGCTATCTCGCCAATGCCGACAAGGTCAGCAGCAAAGGGATCGAGGCAGACTTCTCGGTCCGGCCGAGCGCGCGGTTCAGCGCCTATGTCAGCGGCGCGTACACCGATGCCAAGTTCGACAGCTTCTGCGACGCGCCGCCGCCGCCGGAACTCGCAGGCGGGACGGCGCTGCCGGGCGTGGCGGGCGACAAATGCGCCTATGTCGGGACGCCCAGCGCGCCGGGTACGCCAGGTGGTAACAGTCCGCCGGTCTACGACGCTTCCGGCGCGCCACTGCCGGGCGTTTCGAAATGGGCATTCTCCTGGGGTGGCGAGGTCAATCAGCCGAGCAAGTTGTTCGGTGAAGATGGTCAGTTCTATCTCGGCTATGACGCCAGCTCGCGCTCGCGCTGGTCGTCCAACCCGTCGCCCTCGAGGTACACCTGGGTCGATGGCTACTCGCTGCACAATTTCCGTGCGGGGTTCCGCACTGGGAAGTTCGATGTTTTCGGTTGGGTCCGCAACGCGTTCGACCAGGACTATATCGACCTGTATCTGGCGGGCACGGGCGGCAACACAGGGCTGATCGCGGCACAGGTCGGCGATCCGCGTACCTATGGCGGTACGATAAAGTTCAGTTTCTGA
- a CDS encoding Hsp20 family protein: MRQIDLTPFRRSAIGFDRLFDMLETSARQSGGENYPPFNLERITDDRYRITIAVAGFKSDEIEITAQQNLLLVAGKKIESQDNEPAQMLHLGIANRGFERRFELADFVLVESADLTDGLLVINLLREVPEAMKPKKIAIGGTATATPIEHSSAA, from the coding sequence ATGCGTCAGATCGACCTTACCCCCTTCCGCCGCTCCGCGATCGGCTTCGACCGGCTGTTCGACATGCTCGAAACCAGCGCGCGCCAGTCCGGCGGAGAGAATTACCCTCCCTTCAACCTCGAACGCATCACCGACGACCGCTATCGGATCACGATCGCCGTCGCAGGCTTCAAATCGGACGAGATCGAAATCACCGCTCAGCAGAACCTGTTGCTGGTGGCTGGCAAGAAGATCGAATCGCAGGATAATGAACCCGCGCAGATGCTGCATCTCGGCATCGCCAACAGGGGCTTCGAGCGGCGCTTTGAACTCGCCGATTTCGTGCTGGTGGAAAGCGCCGACCTGACCGACGGTCTGCTGGTCATCAACCTGCTGCGCGAAGTGCCGGAGGCGATGAAGCCCAAAAAGATCGCCATCGGCGGCACCGCCACGGCGACCCCGATCGAGCATAGCTCGGCGGCCTGA